A window of Acinonyx jubatus isolate Ajub_Pintada_27869175 chromosome E4, VMU_Ajub_asm_v1.0, whole genome shotgun sequence contains these coding sequences:
- the MYBPH gene encoding LOW QUALITY PROTEIN: myosin-binding protein H (The sequence of the model RefSeq protein was modified relative to this genomic sequence to represent the inferred CDS: inserted 2 bases in 1 codon; deleted 4 bases in 3 codons; substituted 3 bases at 3 genomic stop codons), giving the protein MTEKATSEALACGPEETASESAKAPSAEPSGEMAASESAGEEXAPAPXEPTPQAPAPTPAATKPAPPNEDIPSAPLLLAVEDVSDSSVTVSWEPPERLGRLGLQGYVLELWREGASEGVPMNARPMMVTQRPTMRNLAPGDQFFPRVAAVSSAGAGPPAVLEQPVHIQKMIESPKIRVPCHLRQTYIRQVGESLQIPFQXVPKAQASWTHSGHALDSQRVHVCTGDQDSVXSAQSSDSGRYELTVHLKDSEARAATDILVVEKPGPPSSIWLLDVWGYDVALEWTPPQDPGNTELLGYVVQKADKKTGQWFTVLERYHRTTCTVSDLIVGNAYSFRVFSENLCGLSTLAAVTKEPARIRKADIVAKPKGFVEQDFSEAPSFTPPLADHTSTPGYSTQLFCRVQALPKPKIIWMKTKMDIQGDPKYHALSEQGVCTLEIRKPGPFDSGLYTCKAISVLGEASVACQLEVKGKVMRRVLPRTGEEEKPPPLLLGQMRLGAGNQDKTEGW; this is encoded by the exons ATGACAGAAAAAGCCACCTCGGAGGCCCTCGCCTGTGGTCCGGAGGAAACCGCCTCGGAGTCTGCCAAggcacccagcgcagagccttcTGGAGAAATGGCAGCATCGGAGTCTGCTGGGGAAGAGTAGGCTCCCGCACCATAGGAGCCCACCCCTCAGGCACCGGCCCCCACA CCCGCAGCCACTAAACCTGCACCTCCAAATGAAG ACATCCCCAGTGCCCCGCTGCTGCTGGCCGTGGAGGATGTGAGCGACAGCTCAGTGACCGTGAGCTGGGAGCCCCCAGAGAGGCTAGGGCGGCTGGGGCTCCAGGGCTATGTGCTAGAGCTCTGGCGAGAGGGAG CCTCTGAGGGGGTGCCCATGAATGCCCGGCCCATGATGGTGACCCAG CGACCGACCATGCGGAACCTGGCTCCAGGAGACCAATTCTTCCCGCGTGTGGCTGCAGTGAGCTCTGCGGGGGCCGGCCCACCAGCTGTGCTAGAGCAGCCTGTCCACATCCAGAAGATGATCG AAA GCCCCAAGATCCGCGTCCCCTGCCATCTTCGTCAGACCTACATCCGCCAGGTGGGAGAGAGTCTGCAAATCCCTTTCCAGTAGGT TCCCAAGGCTCAGGCCTCTTGGACCCACAGTGGCCACGCCCTGGACAGCCAGCGAGTGCACGTGTGCACTGGGGACCAGGACTCCGT CTCGGCCCAGAGCTCCGACTCAGGCCGCTACGAGCTCACTGTGCATCTCAAAGATTCGGAGGCCAGGGCAGCCACTGACATCCTGGTGGTTG AGAAACCTGGGCCCCCCAGCAGCATCTGGCTCCTGGACGTCTGGGGCTACGACGTTGCCCTTGAGTGGACACCGCCCCAGGACCCAGGCAACACAGAGCTCCTGGGCTACGTGGTGCAGAAGGCAGACAAAAAGACAGGG CAATGGTTCACGGTGCTGGAGCGCTACCACCGGACCACCTGCACTGTCTCTGACCTCATCGTGGGAAACGCCTACTCCTTTCGGGTCTTCTCGGAGAACCTGTGTGGACTCAGCACCTTGGCCGCCGTCACCAAGGAGCCAGCCCGGATCCGGAAGGCAG ATATCGTTGCCAAGCCTAAAGGGTTTGTCGAGCAAGACTTCTCAGAAGCCCCTTCGTTTACCCCGCCCCTGGCTGACCACACCTCCACCCCGGGCTACAGCACTCAGCTCTTCTGCAGGGTCCAAGCACTGCCCAAG CCCAAGATAATCTGGATGAAAACCAAAATGGACATCCAGGGTGACCCCAAATACCACGCCCTCTCTGAGCAAGGTGTCTGCACCCTGGAGATCCGGAAGCCCGGCCCCTTTGAT TCCGGGCTCTACACCTGCAAGGCCATCAGTGTGCTAGGGGAGGCATCTGTGGCCTGCCAGCTGGAGGTCAAAGGTAAGGTTATGAGGAGGGTCCTCCCAAGGACTGGAGAAGAGGAGAAGCCACCGCCTCTCCTGCTGGGCCAGATGAGGCTGGGTGCTGGAAATCAAGACAAGACAGAGGGGTGGTAA